The Pseudomonas viciae genomic interval CGCCTGAGCCCCGAGGCCCTGGCCGGCGGCGGGCTCGGGGCAGCCACTTACTCGTTCGTGTCGATTTTCTGCATCGGTGTGATCGCGGCGGTGGGTACCTTGGTGGCCATCCGTCAGGGCGCCGGCGATGTTGAAGGCGCCACCCGGCTGACCCAGGCCGGGTTGTGGCTGGCGTGGCTGATGGCGCTGGTGGCCGGCTTATTGTTGTGGAACCTCAAGCCGGTGTTGTTGCTGTTCGGCCAGACCGAAACCAACGTGCTTTCCGCCGGCCAGTTCCTGCTGGCGCTGCCGTTCGCCCTGCCCGGCTATTTGAGCTTCATGGCCCTGCGCGGCTTCACCAGCGCCATCGGCCGGGCCACGCCGGTCATGGTGATCAGCCTCGGCGGCACGGTGGCTAACTTCCTGCTCAATTACGCGCTCATCACCGGCCTGTTCGGCCTGCCGAAACTAGGCTTGATGGGGATTGGCCTGGTCACGGCCATCGTCGCCAACTGCATGGCCCTGGCGCTGGCCTGGCATATCCATCGGCATCCGGCCTACCGGGCTTATCCGCTGCTGAACGGACTGTCACGGCCCAATCGCCATTACCTCAAGGAGCTGTGGCGCCTGGGCCTGCCGATTGGCGGCACCTACGCGGTGGAAGTCGGGCTGTTCGCCTTCGCCGCGCTGTGCATCGGCACCATGGGCAGCACACCGCTGGCGGCACACCAGATCGCCCTGCAGATCGTCTCGGTGGCGTTCATGGTTCCGGCGGGGATGTCCTACGCCATCACCATGCGCATCGGCCAGCACTACGGTGCGGGGCAACTGCCGATGGCGCGACTGGCCGGGCGGGTCGGCATTGGCTTTGGCGCCGCCGTGATGCTGGCGTTCGCGATGGTGTTCTGGCTGCTGCCCAATCAGTTGATCGGCTTGTTCCTGGACCACAACGACCCAGCGTTCCGCCCGGTGATCGACCTGGCCGTGAGCCTGCTGGCCGTGGCGGCGTGGTTCGAGCTGTTCGACGGCGCACAAACCATCGCGATGGGCTGCATTCGCGGGCTCAAGGACGCCAAGACCACCTTCCTGGTGGGCCTGGGTTGCTATTGGTTGATCGGCGCACCGGCGGCGTGGTGGATGGCTTTTCACCTGGACTTGGGGCCGACGGGGGTCTGGTGGGGCCTGGCCCTGGGGCTGGCCTGCGCGGCGGTGAGCCTGACGCTGGCGTTTGAATGGAAGATGCGGCGGATGATCAGGGGTGAGGCTGGGCCGCGGCGTTTCAAGGTCGTCCAGACTGAATGAATACCCCTGTGGGAGCGGGCTTGCTCGCGAA includes:
- a CDS encoding NorM family multidrug efflux MATE transporter, producing the protein MIMRHPVRTELWAILRLAGPLIASQLAHMLMVLTDTVMMARLSPEALAGGGLGAATYSFVSIFCIGVIAAVGTLVAIRQGAGDVEGATRLTQAGLWLAWLMALVAGLLLWNLKPVLLLFGQTETNVLSAGQFLLALPFALPGYLSFMALRGFTSAIGRATPVMVISLGGTVANFLLNYALITGLFGLPKLGLMGIGLVTAIVANCMALALAWHIHRHPAYRAYPLLNGLSRPNRHYLKELWRLGLPIGGTYAVEVGLFAFAALCIGTMGSTPLAAHQIALQIVSVAFMVPAGMSYAITMRIGQHYGAGQLPMARLAGRVGIGFGAAVMLAFAMVFWLLPNQLIGLFLDHNDPAFRPVIDLAVSLLAVAAWFELFDGAQTIAMGCIRGLKDAKTTFLVGLGCYWLIGAPAAWWMAFHLDLGPTGVWWGLALGLACAAVSLTLAFEWKMRRMIRGEAGPRRFKVVQTE